From Haliaeetus albicilla chromosome 31, bHalAlb1.1, whole genome shotgun sequence, one genomic window encodes:
- the LOC138683128 gene encoding olfactory receptor 14J1-like has protein sequence MTEFLLLEFADTRELQLLHFWLFLGIYLAALLANGLIITAVACDHRLHTPMYFFLLNLSLLDLGAISTTVPKAMANSLWNTRAISHPGCAAQVFLFTFLMSAELYLLTVMAYDRYVAICKPLHYGTLLGSRACVHMAAAAWGSGFLHAVLHTSNTFSIPLCKGNAVDQFFCEIPHILKLACLDSFFREVGVLVVSVLVHFYCFVFIVLSYRQIVRAVLRIPSEQGQHKAFSTCLPHLAVVSLFVITGVFAYLKPPSISSPSLDLLLAVLYSVVPPAVNPLIYSMRNHEIKNGIRKLISWTPV, from the coding sequence ATGActgagttcctcctcctggaATTTGCAGACAcccgggagctgcagctcttgcacttctggctcttcctgggcatctacctggctgccctcctcgCCAACGGCCTCATCATCACAGCCGTGGCCTGCGACCACCGCCTCCACacacccatgtacttcttcctcctcaacctaTCCCTCCTTGACCTGGGtgccatctccaccactgtccccaaagccatggccaaTTCCCTGTGGAACACCAGGGCTATTTCCCACCCAGGATGTGCTGCCCAGGTCTTTCTGTTTACCTTTTTGATGTCAGCAGAATTGTATCTcctcactgtcatggcctatgaccgctacgttgccatctgcaaacccctgcactacgggaccctcctgggcagcagagcttgtgtccacatggcagcagctgcctggggcagtgggtttctCCATGCTGTGCTACACACTTCCAATACATTTTCAATACCACTCTGCAAgggcaatgctgtggaccagttcttctgtgaaatcccccacATCCTCAAGCTCGCCTGCTTGGACTCCTTCTTCAGGGAAGTTGGGGTACTTGTGGTTAGTGTCCTTGTGCACttctattgttttgttttcattgtgctgtcctataGGCAGATcgtcagggctgtgctgaggatcccctctgagcagggacagcacaaagccttttccacgtgcctccctcacctggctgtGGTCTCCTTGTTTGTAATCACTGGTGtttttgcctacctgaagccccctTCCAtatcctccccatccctggacctgctgctggcagttctgtactcagtggtgcctccggcagtgaaccccctcatctacagcatgaggaaccaTGAGATCAAGAATGGTATTAGGAAACTGATTTCATGGACTCCTGTTTAG
- the LOC138683181 gene encoding olfactory receptor 14A16-like, protein MSNGSSITQFLLLAFADMRELQLLHFWLFLGIYLAALLGNGLVITAIACDHHLHTPMYFFLLNLALLDLGSISSTVPKAMANSLWNTRAISYPGCAAQVFLLVFLISAECSLLTVMAYDRYVAICKPLHYGTLLGSRACVHTAAAAWGSGFLHAVLHTVNTFSLPLCQGNAVDQFFCEIPQILKLACSDAYLREVGVLVVGVCLAVGCFVFIVLSYGQIFRAVLRIPSEQGRHKAFSTCLPHLTVVSLFVSTATIAYLKPPSISSPSLDLVVAVLYSVVPPALNPLIYSMRNHEIKDALRKLMTGCFLEGINYLLSSA, encoded by the coding sequence atgtccaacggcagctccatcacccagttccttctcctggcatttgcagacatgcgggagctgcagctcttgcacttctggctcttcctgggcatctacctggctgccctcctgggaaaTGGCCTTGTCATCACCGCCATAGCCTGcgaccaccacctccacacccccatgtacttcttcctcctcaacctcgCCCTTCTTGACCTTGGCTCCATCTCCAgcactgtccccaaagccatggcAAATTCCCTTTGGAATACCAGGGCCATCTCCTACCCAggatgtgctgcacaggtctttctgttagtctttttgatctcagcagagtgttctcttctcactgtcatggcctatgaccgctacgttgccatctgcaaacccctgcactacgggaccctcctgggcagcagagcttgtgtccacacggcagcagctgcctggggcagtgggttcctccatgctgtgctgcacactgtcaatacattttcattacccctctgccaaggcaatgctgtggaccagttcttctgtgaaatcccccagatcctcaaaCTTGCCTGCTCAGAtgcctacctcagggaagttggggTACTTGTAGTTGGTGTATGTTTagctgttggttgttttgttttcattgtgctgtcctatgggcagatcttcagggctgtgctgaggatcccctctgagcagggacggcacaaagccttttccacgtgCCTCCCGCACCTGACCGTGGTCTCCCTGTTTGTAAGCACTGCCACAattgcctacctgaagcccccctccatctcctccccatccctggacctggtggtggcagttctgtactcggtggtgcctccagcactgaaccccctcatctacagcatgagaaacCATGAGATCAAGGATGCCCTGAGAAAACTAATGACTGGATGCTTTTTAGAAGGAATAAACTACCTCTTGTCTTCTGCATAG